The proteins below come from a single Streptomyces sp. MRC013 genomic window:
- a CDS encoding glutamate-cysteine ligase family protein, whose protein sequence is MGEKVVAARFDLADRQRYRRKLRDCLEALGRLLAEKRFDRPRNLMGLEIELNLAGADGLPRMMNTQVLERISSRDFQTELGMFNLEVNVAPHRLAGHVFSQLAEELRTGLGYAHRKAEELGAGIVMIGILPTLTHRDVDLVNLSDVDRYVLLNEQVVTARGEDFSLEIEGVERLGCTAASITPEAACTSVQLHLQVTPTRFADVWNAAQAVAAVQIATGANSPFLFGRELWRETRPPLFQQATDTRPPELQAQGVRPRTWFGERWVECAYELFEENLRYFPALLPLCDDEDPLRVLDDGGVPSLRELVLHNGTVYRWNRPVYGVVDGVPHLRVENRVLPAGPTVDDVVANAAFYYGLVRALAEDPRPVWRRLSFADASDNFDTACRYGIDAELRWPRPGRGGVAAVPAVKLVRDELLPLAAAGLDAWGIEPADRDRCLGIIEERCRRRFNGASWQVETFHRAQEAGLDREAALAHTTRRYRELALAGEPVHTWPVDPPGPYARRVR, encoded by the coding sequence ATGGGGGAGAAGGTCGTGGCAGCCAGGTTCGACCTGGCCGATCGGCAGAGGTACCGCAGGAAACTCCGAGACTGCCTGGAGGCGCTGGGGCGACTGCTCGCGGAGAAACGGTTCGACCGCCCCAGAAACCTGATGGGGCTCGAGATAGAACTGAATCTCGCAGGCGCCGACGGACTTCCCCGGATGATGAACACGCAAGTTCTGGAGCGTATCTCCAGCCGGGATTTCCAAACGGAACTCGGGATGTTCAACCTGGAAGTGAACGTCGCCCCCCACCGGCTCGCCGGGCACGTTTTCTCACAGCTCGCCGAGGAGCTGCGGACGGGCCTCGGATACGCCCACCGCAAGGCCGAGGAACTGGGCGCCGGCATCGTGATGATCGGCATCCTCCCCACTCTCACCCATCGAGACGTGGACCTCGTCAACCTCTCGGACGTCGACCGCTACGTACTGCTCAACGAGCAGGTCGTCACCGCTCGCGGCGAGGACTTCTCACTGGAGATCGAGGGCGTGGAGCGGCTCGGCTGCACGGCCGCCTCCATCACGCCCGAGGCCGCCTGCACCTCGGTCCAGCTGCACCTCCAGGTCACCCCGACGCGCTTCGCCGACGTGTGGAACGCCGCGCAGGCGGTCGCCGCCGTGCAGATCGCGACCGGCGCCAACTCGCCGTTCCTCTTCGGCCGCGAGCTGTGGCGCGAGACCCGGCCGCCGCTGTTCCAGCAGGCGACGGACACCCGCCCGCCCGAGCTGCAGGCCCAGGGGGTGCGGCCGCGCACCTGGTTCGGCGAGCGGTGGGTGGAGTGCGCGTACGAGCTGTTCGAGGAGAACCTGCGCTACTTCCCGGCGCTGCTGCCGCTCTGCGACGACGAGGACCCGCTGCGCGTCCTCGACGACGGCGGCGTGCCCTCGCTGCGGGAACTCGTCCTGCACAACGGCACCGTGTACCGCTGGAACCGTCCCGTGTACGGCGTGGTGGACGGCGTTCCGCACCTGCGCGTCGAGAACCGCGTCCTGCCCGCCGGGCCCACCGTCGACGACGTCGTCGCCAACGCCGCCTTCTACTACGGGCTCGTGCGCGCCCTCGCCGAGGACCCCCGTCCGGTGTGGAGGCGGCTGTCCTTCGCCGACGCGTCCGACAACTTCGACACCGCCTGCCGGTACGGCATCGACGCCGAACTGCGCTGGCCCCGCCCGGGGCGCGGCGGCGTGGCCGCGGTGCCCGCGGTGAAGCTCGTACGGGACGAACTGCTCCCGCTCGCCGCGGCCGGACTGGACGCGTGGGGCATCGAGCCCGCCGACCGCGACCGCTGCCTCGGCATCATCGAGGAGCGCTGCCGCCGACGCTTCAACGGTGCCTCATGGCAGGTCGAAACGTTTCATCGAGCCCAGGAGGCGGGCCTCGACCGGGAGGCGGCGCTAGCCCACACGACGCGCCGCTACCGGGAGCTGGCGCTGGCCGGCGAGCCGGTCCACACCTGGCCCGTGGACCCCCCGGGGCCGTACGCGCGGCGCGTCCGCTGA
- a CDS encoding PhzF family phenazine biosynthesis protein, which yields MHIRIVDAFTDRPFSGNPAGVLLLDAFPGDRWLQAVAAEVNLSETAFAHPLPSGGDADWALRWFTPVAEVDMCGHATLATAHVLHATGRATGTVRFAARCGILTAEAAGDGTITMDFPTSTLTPVDPPEGLREALGTEAVSVHDTAAHVGDLLVELRDEEAVRTLAPDLPALSGLSERGVIATAAADPERGHDFVSRCFFPRLGIDEDPVTGSAHTALAPFWSARLGRSELTGLQGGGRTGVVRTALRGERTLLTGRAVTVIEGELRV from the coding sequence ATGCACATCCGTATCGTCGACGCCTTCACCGACCGCCCCTTCTCCGGCAACCCCGCGGGTGTCCTGCTCCTCGACGCCTTCCCCGGCGACCGGTGGCTCCAGGCGGTCGCCGCGGAGGTCAACCTCTCCGAGACGGCCTTCGCGCACCCGCTCCCGTCCGGTGGCGACGCCGACTGGGCGCTGCGCTGGTTCACCCCGGTCGCCGAGGTCGACATGTGCGGGCACGCCACGCTGGCCACCGCCCACGTGCTGCACGCCACCGGCCGGGCCACCGGCACCGTGCGCTTCGCCGCGCGCTGCGGCATCCTCACCGCGGAGGCCGCCGGGGACGGCACGATCACGATGGACTTCCCCACCTCCACGCTCACCCCGGTCGACCCTCCGGAAGGACTCCGCGAGGCGCTCGGCACGGAGGCTGTCTCGGTCCACGACACGGCCGCCCACGTCGGCGACCTGCTGGTCGAGCTGCGGGACGAGGAGGCCGTACGGACCCTGGCGCCGGACCTCCCCGCGCTGTCCGGGCTCTCCGAGCGGGGCGTCATCGCCACCGCCGCCGCGGACCCGGAGCGCGGCCACGACTTCGTTTCACGCTGCTTCTTCCCGCGCCTGGGCATCGACGAGGACCCGGTGACGGGCAGCGCCCACACCGCGCTGGCCCCCTTCTGGTCGGCCCGCCTCGGCCGCTCCGAGCTGACCGGGCTGCAGGGCGGAGGCCGCACCGGGGTCGTGCGCACCGCGCTGCGCGGCGAGCGGACCCTGCTGACCGGCCGGGCGGTCACCGTCATCGAGGGGGAGCTGCGCGTCTGA
- a CDS encoding MFS transporter — MSTSATDRARPHQPRLGRDFSRLWWAAAVSSLGDGATIAAAPLLATRLTDDPRLIGAASVAFTAPFILFGIPAGLLVDRVDIRAMMVRVDVARAVLLAVLALGVLGGWGGLPLLYVCMFLLGVGEVLCRNAAQVLVPFLTPQAGLATANARVMAVQEAGTGFVGPLVGALLFGVATVLPFGVDAATFLCSAVLVSRIRRTRPVEPAPDRAGVLSEMLAGARWLYSHHLLRSLALVSCLINLAGNAMLAVLVVHSGKVLHLGPFGYGAMLACQAVGAVLASRFAPALTGRLGREGALVATAALIAVSETVLAAVPSVYAAGAALAIFACGTVTWNVVVVVLRQTLVPQHLLGRANSVYRLVAWGGLPLGAAAGGIVAAEAGTRAVFGAGAAVMAVVAVALLAGARRQWITRAERGAEPAPGPADTD, encoded by the coding sequence ATGAGCACGTCGGCGACTGACCGGGCCCGCCCGCACCAGCCGCGCCTGGGACGCGACTTCTCCCGGCTGTGGTGGGCCGCCGCCGTCTCCTCGCTCGGCGACGGGGCCACCATCGCCGCCGCCCCCCTGCTGGCCACCCGGCTGACCGACGACCCCCGCCTGATCGGCGCCGCCTCGGTCGCCTTCACCGCGCCGTTCATCCTGTTCGGCATCCCGGCCGGGCTGCTGGTCGACCGCGTCGACATCCGCGCGATGATGGTGCGCGTCGACGTCGCCCGGGCCGTGCTGCTCGCGGTGCTCGCCCTCGGCGTCCTCGGCGGCTGGGGCGGACTGCCCCTGCTCTACGTCTGCATGTTCCTGCTCGGCGTCGGCGAGGTCCTGTGCCGCAACGCCGCCCAGGTGCTCGTCCCCTTCCTCACCCCGCAGGCCGGGCTCGCCACCGCCAACGCCCGTGTCATGGCCGTCCAGGAGGCCGGCACCGGCTTCGTCGGCCCGCTCGTCGGCGCGCTGCTGTTCGGCGTGGCGACGGTCCTGCCGTTCGGGGTGGACGCGGCCACCTTCCTGTGCTCCGCCGTACTGGTCAGCCGCATCCGGCGCACCCGGCCGGTCGAGCCCGCCCCCGACAGGGCCGGCGTGCTGTCGGAGATGCTGGCCGGCGCCAGGTGGCTGTACTCGCACCACCTGCTGCGCAGCCTCGCCCTGGTGTCCTGCCTGATCAACCTGGCCGGGAACGCGATGCTCGCCGTGCTCGTGGTGCACAGCGGGAAGGTGCTCCACCTGGGTCCGTTCGGGTACGGCGCCATGCTCGCCTGCCAGGCCGTGGGAGCCGTACTGGCCTCGCGGTTCGCGCCCGCCCTGACCGGGCGCCTGGGCCGGGAGGGGGCGCTGGTCGCCACCGCCGCCCTGATCGCCGTGAGCGAGACGGTGCTGGCCGCCGTCCCCTCGGTGTACGCGGCCGGCGCGGCCCTCGCGATCTTCGCGTGCGGGACGGTGACGTGGAACGTCGTCGTGGTCGTCCTGCGGCAGACCCTGGTGCCCCAGCACCTGCTCGGGCGGGCCAACAGCGTGTACCGGCTCGTCGCCTGGGGCGGACTGCCCCTCGGCGCGGCGGCCGGCGGCATCGTCGCCGCCGAGGCCGGCACCCGCGCCGTGTTCGGCGCCGGCGCGGCCGTCATGGCGGTCGTCGCGGTGGCGCTCCTCGCGGGTGCCCGCCGCCAGTGGATCACCCGCGCCGAACGGGGCGCCGAACCGGCCCCGGGGCCGGCCGACACGGACTGA
- a CDS encoding DUF5999 family protein codes for MCQHQPSCPTADSPDREAARVVAHHPEQGWSLLCNGVLLFEDTGELLPDGQVIAPHRPPAAARVARAA; via the coding sequence ATGTGCCAGCACCAGCCATCCTGCCCGACCGCCGACTCCCCCGACCGGGAAGCCGCCCGTGTCGTGGCGCACCACCCGGAGCAGGGCTGGAGCCTGCTGTGCAACGGCGTCCTCCTCTTCGAGGACACGGGCGAGCTGCTGCCGGACGGGCAGGTCATCGCACCGCACCGGCCCCCGGCGGCGGCGCGGGTCGCCAGGGCCGCCTAA
- a CDS encoding aminotransferase class I/II-fold pyridoxal phosphate-dependent enzyme yields the protein MLGEYRISGRRASEIAASVERGVGSGDLRPGRSLPPVRELAVELGVNPNTVASAYRTLRERGVIETAGRRGSRVRPRPATTARDAVGVEAPEGVRDVGRGDPDPCLLPRLGPALAAAARREDARHVMYGEPPVDEDFARLVRAALDAEGVPAGPVGVAGGGLDAVERVLAAHLRPGDAVAVEDPGWGSVLDLVPALGLRVVPVGVDDDGPMPGDVERALRDGGARAVVVTARAQNPTGAAVGAERAAHLREVLGRHRDVLVVEDDHGHGVVDVPLHPLGGVTDRWALVRSVAKAYGPDLRVAAFTGDETTVDRVLGRQRLGPGWVSRLLQRTVVHLWETGAVDHGAVARSYGERRDALVRALGERGVGAHGRSGMNVWVPVADETGVVTRMLQAGWAVAPGARFRLVSPPAVRLTVSGLSGADVEPLAAAVAAATGPAPARSYR from the coding sequence GTGCTAGGAGAATATAGGATCAGTGGGCGCCGTGCATCGGAAATCGCGGCCAGCGTGGAGCGCGGCGTCGGCTCGGGCGACCTCCGGCCGGGCCGGTCCCTGCCGCCGGTCAGGGAGTTGGCGGTGGAACTGGGGGTCAACCCGAACACCGTCGCGTCCGCCTACCGGACCCTGCGGGAACGGGGCGTCATCGAGACCGCCGGGCGCCGGGGGAGCCGGGTGCGGCCCCGTCCGGCGACCACCGCGCGGGACGCCGTCGGAGTGGAGGCTCCCGAAGGGGTGCGGGACGTGGGCCGGGGCGACCCCGATCCGTGCCTGCTGCCGCGGCTCGGCCCGGCGCTGGCCGCCGCCGCGCGCCGCGAGGACGCACGGCACGTGATGTACGGGGAGCCCCCGGTGGACGAGGACTTCGCCCGGCTCGTGCGCGCCGCGCTGGACGCCGAGGGGGTGCCGGCCGGGCCGGTGGGCGTGGCCGGTGGCGGGCTGGACGCCGTCGAGCGCGTCCTCGCCGCGCACCTGCGGCCCGGTGACGCGGTCGCGGTCGAGGACCCGGGATGGGGCAGCGTGCTCGACCTCGTGCCGGCGCTGGGGCTGCGGGTCGTCCCGGTCGGGGTCGACGACGACGGGCCGATGCCGGGCGACGTCGAGCGGGCGCTGCGGGACGGGGGCGCGCGGGCGGTCGTCGTCACCGCCCGGGCGCAGAACCCGACGGGCGCCGCGGTGGGCGCGGAGCGGGCCGCGCACCTGCGGGAGGTGCTGGGCCGCCACCGGGACGTGCTGGTCGTCGAGGACGACCACGGGCACGGCGTCGTCGATGTGCCGCTCCACCCGCTGGGCGGGGTCACCGACCGGTGGGCGCTCGTCCGGTCGGTCGCCAAGGCGTACGGGCCGGACCTGCGGGTCGCCGCGTTCACCGGCGACGAGACCACCGTCGACCGGGTCCTCGGCCGGCAGCGGCTCGGTCCCGGGTGGGTGAGCCGGCTGCTCCAGCGGACCGTGGTGCACCTCTGGGAGACCGGTGCCGTCGACCACGGGGCGGTGGCGCGCTCGTACGGGGAGCGGCGCGACGCGCTGGTCCGGGCGCTGGGCGAGCGGGGCGTCGGGGCGCACGGACGCAGCGGGATGAACGTCTGGGTGCCGGTGGCCGACGAGACGGGCGTGGTGACGCGGATGCTGCAGGCCGGGTGGGCGGTCGCGCCGGGCGCGCGGTTCCGGCTGGTGTCGCCGCCCGCCGTCCGGCTGACCGTGTCCGGTCTGTCGGGCGCCGACGTCGAGCCCCTCGCCGCGGCCGTGGCGGCGGCGACGGGGCCCGCGCCGGCACGCTCCTACCGCTGA
- a CDS encoding EamA family transporter, which produces MHASQVRSAGLGLALASAFAFGGSGVAAKPLIEAGLDPLHVVWLRVAGAALVMLPVAWRHRDLPRREPALLAGFGLLAVAGVQAFYFAALSRIPVGVALLVEYLAPALLLGWVRYVQRRPVTRAAALGVVLAVTGLACVVEVWSGLGFDVLGLVLALAAACCQVGYFVLSDRGGDRARPAAPLGVIAYGLLAGAAVLTVVARPWNADWRVLAGTADLDGTAAPAWLLVGWIVLVATVVAYVTGVVSVRRLSPQVAGVVACLEAVVATVLAWVLLGEHLAAPQIAGGALVLVGALIAQSSAPGGAPGPAGGSGPAAAGERPPARGAAA; this is translated from the coding sequence ATGCACGCGTCTCAGGTGAGAAGCGCCGGCCTGGGACTGGCCCTGGCCTCGGCGTTCGCATTCGGCGGATCAGGCGTCGCGGCCAAGCCGCTCATCGAGGCGGGGCTCGACCCGCTGCACGTGGTGTGGCTGCGGGTGGCGGGCGCCGCGCTCGTCATGCTGCCCGTCGCCTGGCGCCACCGCGACCTGCCGCGCCGCGAGCCGGCCCTCCTCGCGGGCTTCGGCCTCCTGGCCGTCGCGGGCGTCCAGGCGTTCTACTTCGCAGCCCTGTCCCGCATCCCCGTCGGCGTCGCCCTGCTCGTGGAGTACCTCGCGCCGGCGCTCCTCCTCGGCTGGGTCCGGTACGTGCAGCGCCGGCCGGTGACCCGGGCCGCCGCCCTCGGCGTCGTCCTCGCCGTCACGGGCCTCGCCTGTGTGGTCGAGGTGTGGTCCGGGCTCGGTTTCGACGTGCTCGGCCTCGTCCTCGCCCTCGCCGCCGCCTGCTGCCAGGTCGGCTACTTCGTCCTGTCCGACCGGGGCGGTGACCGGGCCCGGCCCGCCGCCCCGCTCGGCGTCATCGCGTACGGACTGCTGGCCGGTGCCGCCGTCCTCACCGTCGTGGCCCGCCCCTGGAACGCGGACTGGCGGGTGCTCGCCGGCACGGCCGACCTGGACGGCACGGCCGCGCCCGCCTGGCTGCTGGTCGGCTGGATCGTGCTCGTCGCGACCGTGGTCGCCTACGTCACCGGGGTCGTCTCCGTGCGCCGGCTCTCCCCGCAGGTCGCCGGGGTCGTGGCCTGCCTGGAGGCGGTCGTCGCCACCGTCCTCGCCTGGGTCCTGCTCGGCGAGCACCTGGCGGCACCGCAGATCGCGGGCGGCGCGCTCGTCCTGGTCGGCGCCCTCATCGCCCAGTCGTCCGCGCCCGGGGGCGCCCCGGGCCCCGCCGGGGGCTCCGGCCCCGCGGCGGCCGGCGAGCGTCCGCCCGCCCGCGGGGCCGCCGCGTAG
- a CDS encoding prolyl oligopeptidase family serine peptidase codes for MAGFPDVFARTRRFSLGLPGRFTVSPDGARVLFVRTGSGTDPVSRLWLFEDGAERLLADPAALGGPGEESLPEEEGVRRERARVTSSGITSYATDRAARLAVFALGGALWAVRTGGGEPWPVPAAGPAVDPRPSPDGSLVAYVTGGALRVVGTDGTGDRPLAVPEAPDVTYGLAEHAAAESMGRRRGYWWSPDGDALLVARVDQAPVARWYLADPADPARPPRVLRYPAAGTANAGVTLHVVGLDGRRTAVRPPAGADPGEHPEGVWTDRRFEYVTAAGWDAHGPYLEVQTRDQRTVALFAADPATGAVRPLDVRHDEAWVALVPGTPLRTASGAVVVPHVRDGTRAVRVGEVVSPAGLQVREVLGAVGERVYLTGGEEPTESHVWVYDPGGGGPAFRRLSGEPGVHTAAVGGDTLVLDALTCGGRSVPVLRGGRPAGRIAVLAETPAVRPRALPLSLGERAVRAHLHLPSWYDPASGARLPVLLSPYGGPGVRLAVRAHGWWSAVAQWFAEQGFAVLIADGRGTPGRGRDWEVAVRGDRLGPALEDQVDALHAAAERCPALDLGRVAVRGWSYGGYLAIGAVLDRPDVFHAAVAGGAPADRRLYDTHWEERFLGHPDVEPGNYERSSLVGRAHRLTRPLMLVHGLADDNVVAAHTLRLSAALLAAGRPHTVLPLPGAAHLVTREEVVANQLRLEAEFLRRSLGG; via the coding sequence GTGGCCGGTTTCCCCGATGTCTTCGCACGCACCCGGCGGTTCTCCCTGGGCCTGCCGGGCCGGTTCACGGTCTCGCCGGACGGCGCGCGGGTGCTCTTCGTGCGGACCGGGTCGGGTACCGACCCGGTGAGCCGGCTGTGGCTGTTCGAGGACGGCGCGGAGCGGCTGCTGGCCGACCCGGCCGCGCTCGGCGGGCCGGGCGAGGAGTCGCTCCCGGAGGAGGAGGGGGTCCGGCGGGAGCGGGCCCGCGTCACGTCCTCGGGGATCACCTCGTACGCGACGGACCGGGCGGCCCGTCTGGCGGTGTTCGCCCTCGGCGGCGCCCTGTGGGCGGTGCGCACGGGCGGCGGGGAGCCGTGGCCCGTCCCCGCGGCGGGCCCGGCCGTGGACCCGCGCCCCTCCCCGGACGGCTCCCTCGTCGCGTACGTGACCGGCGGCGCCCTGCGCGTGGTCGGGACGGACGGCACGGGGGACCGGCCGCTGGCCGTGCCCGAGGCGCCGGACGTGACGTACGGGCTGGCGGAGCACGCGGCGGCCGAGTCCATGGGCCGGCGGCGCGGGTACTGGTGGTCGCCGGACGGGGACGCCCTCCTGGTGGCGCGCGTCGACCAGGCGCCCGTCGCCCGCTGGTACCTGGCCGACCCGGCGGACCCGGCCCGGCCGCCGCGCGTCCTGCGCTACCCCGCGGCGGGCACCGCGAACGCCGGGGTGACCCTCCACGTCGTGGGCCTGGACGGACGCCGCACCGCGGTGCGCCCGCCGGCCGGGGCGGACCCCGGGGAGCACCCGGAGGGCGTCTGGACGGACCGGCGCTTCGAGTACGTCACGGCGGCGGGCTGGGACGCGCACGGCCCGTACCTCGAGGTCCAGACCCGGGACCAGCGCACGGTCGCGCTGTTCGCCGCCGACCCGGCGACGGGCGCCGTGCGGCCGCTGGACGTGAGGCACGACGAGGCGTGGGTGGCCCTCGTGCCGGGCACGCCGCTGCGCACCGCCTCCGGGGCGGTGGTCGTCCCGCACGTCCGGGACGGGACGCGCGCGGTACGCGTCGGCGAGGTGGTCTCGCCGGCCGGCCTGCAGGTGCGGGAGGTGCTGGGCGCGGTCGGCGAGCGCGTCTACCTCACCGGGGGCGAGGAGCCGACGGAGAGCCACGTGTGGGTGTACGACCCCGGGGGCGGCGGCCCGGCGTTCCGGCGGCTGAGCGGCGAGCCGGGGGTGCACACGGCCGCGGTCGGCGGGGACACGCTCGTCCTGGACGCCCTGACGTGCGGGGGCCGCTCCGTGCCGGTGCTGCGCGGCGGGCGGCCGGCGGGCCGGATCGCGGTCCTCGCCGAGACCCCCGCGGTACGGCCCCGCGCCCTCCCGCTGTCGCTGGGCGAACGGGCGGTGCGCGCCCACCTGCACCTGCCGTCCTGGTACGACCCGGCGTCCGGGGCGCGGCTGCCGGTGCTGCTCAGCCCCTACGGCGGGCCTGGGGTGCGGCTGGCGGTGCGGGCGCACGGCTGGTGGAGCGCCGTGGCGCAGTGGTTCGCCGAGCAGGGGTTCGCCGTGCTGATCGCCGACGGGCGCGGCACGCCGGGGCGCGGCCGGGACTGGGAGGTGGCGGTGCGCGGCGACCGGCTGGGGCCCGCGCTGGAGGACCAGGTGGACGCGCTGCACGCGGCGGCGGAGCGGTGCCCGGCCCTCGACCTGGGGCGGGTGGCGGTGCGGGGCTGGTCGTACGGCGGGTACCTGGCGATCGGGGCCGTGCTGGACCGCCCCGACGTGTTCCACGCCGCGGTCGCCGGCGGCGCCCCCGCGGACCGGCGGCTGTACGACACCCACTGGGAGGAGCGGTTCCTGGGCCACCCGGACGTGGAGCCGGGGAACTACGAGCGGTCCTCGCTGGTGGGGCGGGCACACCGGCTGACCAGGCCGTTGATGCTGGTCCACGGGCTGGCGGACGACAACGTGGTGGCGGCGCACACCCTCCGGCTGTCCGCCGCGCTGCTCGCCGCGGGCAGGCCCCACACGGTGCTCCCGCTGCCGGGGGCGGCGCACCTGGTCACCCGGGAGGAGGTGGTCGCCAACCAGCTGCGGCTGGAGGCGGAGTTCCTCCGGAGGTCGCTCGGGGGGTGA
- a CDS encoding CPBP family intramembrane glutamic endopeptidase has product MRTGAERTAGAAAAPAVGGSQRILRAETLIVLALSLGASAVSSLISFTGALTRPGGLKDQAATLNGSYAPGRPWLDLAWQLFSLATALVPVVLVAHLLLREGAGLRAIGLDRRRPWSDLGRGALVAAAIGSAGLVFYLVARGAGMNLTVVPEALPGEWWKYPVLILSALQNSLVEEVVVLGYLLRRLGQLGWSPAAALAASSVLRGSYHLYQGVGGFLGNLAMGVVFVLLYRRWGRVGPLVAAHALLDVVAFVGYALLAGRVGWLPTA; this is encoded by the coding sequence GTGCGGACGGGTGCGGAACGGACGGCCGGTGCGGCCGCGGCGCCGGCGGTGGGCGGGTCGCAGCGGATCCTGCGGGCCGAGACGCTGATCGTGCTGGCCCTGTCGCTCGGAGCGAGCGCGGTCTCGTCCCTGATCAGCTTCACCGGGGCGCTGACGAGGCCGGGCGGGCTGAAGGACCAGGCGGCCACGCTCAACGGCTCGTACGCGCCGGGCCGCCCGTGGCTCGACCTCGCCTGGCAGCTGTTCTCCCTCGCCACCGCGCTCGTGCCGGTCGTCCTCGTCGCGCACCTGCTGCTGCGCGAGGGCGCCGGCCTGCGCGCGATCGGCCTCGACCGCCGCAGGCCCTGGAGCGACCTCGGGCGCGGAGCGCTCGTCGCGGCGGCGATCGGCAGCGCCGGCCTGGTGTTCTACCTGGTGGCGCGGGGGGCCGGGATGAACCTCACGGTAGTGCCCGAGGCGCTGCCGGGGGAGTGGTGGAAGTACCCGGTCCTGATCCTCTCGGCGCTCCAGAACTCCCTCGTGGAGGAGGTCGTCGTCCTCGGCTACCTGCTGCGCAGGCTCGGCCAGCTGGGCTGGTCGCCGGCGGCGGCGCTCGCGGCGAGCTCGGTGCTGCGCGGCTCGTACCACCTGTACCAGGGCGTCGGCGGGTTCCTGGGCAACCTGGCCATGGGGGTCGTCTTCGTCCTGCTGTACCGGCGGTGGGGGCGGGTCGGGCCGCTCGTCGCGGCGCACGCCCTGCTCGACGTCGTGGCCTTCGTCGGGTACGCGCTGCTCGCCGGCAGGGTGGGGTGGCTGCCCACGGCGTGA
- a CDS encoding pyridoxamine 5'-phosphate oxidase family protein encodes MPETATSAARAPGTRGAYEPTDLTVPTRGRPRASYDRELVHAILDEAYVCHLGFVREGRPVVLPTLYGRVGERLYVHGSTGSRPLRMADGGTGDDPGLAVCLTVTHVDGLVLARSAFHHSVNYRSVVVHGTARQVTDPDEKRGALDALVDHVVPGRSADSRPANARELAATAVLRLDLAEVSAKVRTGGVNEEPEDLSLPHWAGVVPLTTRYGTAIPDEALDPSVALPDYLAAL; translated from the coding sequence ATGCCGGAGACCGCCACGTCCGCAGCCCGGGCGCCGGGGACCCGGGGCGCGTACGAGCCGACCGACCTCACCGTCCCGACCCGCGGCCGCCCGAGGGCCTCGTACGACCGGGAGCTGGTCCACGCGATACTCGACGAGGCGTACGTCTGCCACCTGGGGTTCGTCCGCGAGGGCCGCCCCGTCGTGCTGCCGACGCTGTACGGGCGCGTCGGCGAGCGCCTGTACGTCCACGGCTCGACGGGCTCGCGGCCCCTGCGCATGGCGGACGGCGGCACCGGCGACGACCCGGGCCTCGCCGTCTGCCTGACGGTGACGCACGTCGACGGACTGGTGCTGGCCCGCTCGGCGTTCCACCACTCGGTCAACTACCGGTCGGTCGTGGTGCACGGCACCGCCCGCCAGGTGACGGACCCGGACGAGAAGCGGGGCGCGCTGGACGCCCTGGTCGACCACGTCGTCCCCGGCCGCTCGGCGGACTCCCGGCCCGCCAACGCCAGGGAGCTGGCCGCGACCGCCGTCCTCCGCCTCGACCTGGCGGAGGTGTCGGCGAAGGTCCGCACCGGCGGTGTCAACGAGGAGCCCGAGGACCTGTCGCTCCCCCACTGGGCCGGGGTGGTCCCGCTGACCACCCGGTACGGCACGGCGATCCCCGACGAGGCGCTGGACCCGTCCGTCGCCCTGCCCGATTACCTCGCCGCCCTCTGA
- a CDS encoding acetaldehyde dehydrogenase (acetylating), with protein sequence MSLAAGLGSARPDTAEPATVAVVGTGAIGRDLVSKIDRSPALDCRLVAGRNPESEGLRYAERLGYPTTAGGIRAVLAAERPFDIVFDATSAASHREHWPLLEPLGTLVIDLTPSKIGRMVAPTVTGVSATAGRNVNLISCGGQASVPVVHALAAAFPVTYVEVVSTVASDVAGRATRLNLDEYVATTGHAVTAFSGVTDVKAILNISPAVPPATFRTAVHARIADADAAAVRAVADKAAEQVRSFAPGYEVAACTAVGDRVTITLQVMAHSDVLPPYAGNLDIINSAAVMVAEQYATRLDRVAGRGATP encoded by the coding sequence ATGAGTCTCGCGGCGGGCCTGGGAAGCGCCCGCCCGGACACCGCCGAACCGGCGACGGTCGCCGTCGTCGGCACCGGCGCGATCGGCCGGGACCTGGTCAGCAAGATCGACCGGTCGCCCGCGCTGGACTGCCGGCTGGTGGCCGGCCGCAACCCGGAGTCGGAGGGCCTGCGGTACGCCGAGCGCCTCGGCTACCCCACCACCGCCGGCGGCATCCGGGCCGTCCTGGCGGCCGAGCGCCCGTTCGACATCGTCTTCGACGCCACCAGCGCCGCCTCCCACCGCGAGCACTGGCCGCTGCTGGAGCCGCTCGGGACGCTGGTGATCGACCTGACGCCCAGCAAGATCGGGCGGATGGTGGCGCCCACCGTGACCGGGGTGTCGGCGACGGCCGGGCGCAACGTCAACCTGATCAGCTGCGGCGGACAGGCGTCCGTACCCGTCGTGCACGCGCTCGCGGCCGCGTTCCCGGTGACGTACGTCGAGGTCGTCTCGACCGTGGCCAGCGACGTCGCGGGCCGCGCCACCCGGCTGAACCTCGACGAGTACGTGGCGACCACCGGCCACGCCGTGACGGCGTTCTCCGGCGTGACCGACGTCAAGGCGATCCTCAACATCAGCCCGGCGGTGCCGCCGGCGACCTTCCGGACGGCCGTCCACGCCCGCATCGCCGACGCCGACGCGGCGGCGGTGCGCGCGGTGGCGGACAAGGCCGCCGAGCAGGTGCGGTCCTTCGCCCCCGGGTACGAGGTCGCCGCCTGCACCGCGGTCGGCGACCGGGTGACGATCACCCTGCAGGTCATGGCGCACAGCGACGTCCTGCCGCCGTACGCCGGAAACCTCGACATCATCAACTCCGCCGCCGTCATGGTCGCCGAGCAGTACGCGACCCGGCTGGACCGGGTGGCCGGAAGAGGAGCGACCCCGTGA